One Aspergillus oryzae RIB40 DNA, chromosome 2 genomic window carries:
- a CDS encoding putative translation elongation factor EF-1 subunit (elongation factor 1 alpha): protein MSRHRVKAVAYDEDDFDDGYDSPDPEEQEFLEQCTAEVLSQLLAGSPSVTATRDEVQEALWHYYNDVEKSVNYLRNKKAKETKKKESAPAPAAKAKVPAYPLPPDLVLQEPPHFSAADFFRDSPWLNVPAHRKADILIEPLYPRLGLLGGAPESGGKVSKLAALAAARKKKEGDKASTAAPAQNAEVNKTPVPSTEQKGASLSLRERLAGNGKILKPEGAQSPRPLGKLSHPGSHSPQKKPSPELVKQNGASQVNSANVQQELTAEPLVKKEEKEQPTVNIRASPSTFASTIVGDVTRPKLTEPSPLFSTSLDLMEIYGQNLTEPFDFTGPSPDDVVLNAQSSAKGFKSKQPASKPAGDKKNQTDLAGGMNNLSVAEKVTVKSKNLDVLSEYQKSKRKNAMNFAVIGHVDAGKSTLMGRLLADLKAIDQRTLDKYRREAEKIGKGSFALAWVLDQGSEERARGVTIDIATNKFETEKTVFTIVDAPGHRDFVPNMIAGASQADFAVLVIDSGTGNFESGLKGQTKEHALLVRSMGVQRIIVAVNKMDSVQWNKDRYDEIEQQVSAFLTTAGFQAKNIAFVPCSGISGDNVTKRSEDPNVSWYTGRTLIEELEATEPYSHALDKPLRMTIGDVFRGSVQNPLSISGRLDAGSLQVGDQILTMPSGETALVRSLEVDSEPSDWAVAGQNVVLNLANIDPIHLRSGDVICRASAPIANITSFTAKVLAFEHLMPSMVDVHRGRLHVPGRISRLVATLDKGSGASIKKKPKIVAPGSVARIVVEMDHAVPLEAPTRVVLRAGGDTVAAGLLE, encoded by the exons ATGTCGCGCCATCGCGTAAAGGCTGTGGCTTacgatgaggatgacttCGACGATGGATATGACTCCCCGGATCCCGAAGAACAGGAATTTCTCGAACAGTGTACTGCAGAGGTGTTGAGTCAGCTCCTCGCGGGGTCGCCTTCTGTGACAGCCACGCGGGACGAAGTTCAGGAAGCACTATGGCATTACTATAACGACGTGGAAAAGTCTGTGAACTACTTAAGAA ATAAGAAAGCTaaggaaacgaagaaaaaggagagcGCGCCCGCTccggcggcgaaggcgaaAG TGCCTGCATACCCTTTGCCTCCCGATCTGGTTCTGCAAGAGCCTCCACACTTCTCCGCCGCAGACTTCTTCCGCGACTCGCCGTGGCTCAATGTCCCGGCGCATCGTAAGGCCGATATTCTCATAGAGCCTCTTTACCCTCGGCTTGGGCTACTTGGAGGGGCTCCTGAATCTGGCGGAAAAGTTTCGAAACTGGCTGCTTTGGCCGCTGCCcgcaagaaaaaggagggtGACAAGGCTTCAACTGCAGCCCCTGCGCAGAATGCTGAGGTGAATAAAACACCAGTGCCTTCAACGGAACAGAAAGGCGCTTCGTTATCTCTCCGCGAAAGGCTCGCTGGCAATGGAAAAATATTAAAGCCTGAGGGTGCCCAGTCGCCGCGTCCTTTGGGAAAGTTGTCCCACCCCGGGAGCCATTCACCTCAGAAGAAGCCATCTCCTGAACTAGTCAAGCAGAATGGGGCGTCGCAGGTTAACTCAGCAAATGTACAACAAGAGCTTACTGCAGAGCCTTTGgtcaaaaaggaagaaaaagagcagCCTACTGTCAATATTCGCGCCTCGCCTTCTACTTTCGCTAGCACTATCGTTGGGGATGTTACGCGGCCAAAACTGACCGAGCCCAGTCCCTTGTTCTCAACTTCTTTGGATCTGATGGAGATATACGGACAAAATCTTACTGAACCCTTTGATTTCACAGGCCCAAGcccagatgatgtcgtcTTAAACGCACAGAGCTCTGCAAAAG GCTTCAAGTCGAAACAACCTGCTTCTAAGCCGGCTGGCGATAAGAAAAACCAAACCGACTTAGCGGGTGGCATGAACAATCTAAGTGTTGCAGAGAAGGTGACCGTTAAGAGCAAGAACCTGGACGTTTTATCTGAATACCAAAAGTCGAAGCGGAAAAATGCCATGAATTTCGCAGTCATCG GTCATGTCGATGCCGGAAAAAGTACGCTCATGGGCCGCTTACTTGCTGATCTGAAGGCAATAGACCAACGTACCCTTGACAAATATCGGCGAGAAGCTGAGAAGATAGGCAAAGGCTCTTTTGCTCTTGCCTGGGTGTTGGATCAAGGTTCCGAGGAGAGAGCACGCGGTGTCACTATCGATATCGCGACTAACAAGTTTGAGACAGAGAAGACCGTCTTCACCATTGTAGATGCTCCCGGCCACAGAGATTTTGTGCCGAATATGATAGCTGGTGCTAGCCAGGCTGAttttgctgttcttgttATTGATTCAGGCACGGGGAACTTTGAGTCTGGTTTGAAGGGTCAGACTAAGGAACACGCTCTTCTAGTGCGGAGTATGGGTGTTCAAAGGATTATTGTTGCTGTGAATAAGATGGACTCGGTTCAGTGGAACAAGGATCGCTATGACGAGATCGAGCAGCAGGTTTCAGCTTTCTTGACCACTGCGGGATTCCAAGCCAAAAACATCGCATTTGTGCCATGCTCAGGCATCAGTGGTGACAATGTCACAAAGCGAAGCGAGGATCCAAATGTGTCATGGTATACAGGTCGCACCCTAAttgaggaacttgaagctACCGAGCCTTACTCTCATGCCCTCGACAAGCCATTGCGAATGACCATTGGTGATGTCTTCCGTGGAAGTGTGCAGAACCCCCTTTCGATCTCTGGTCGACTCGATGCTGGCAGCTTGCAAGTGGGTGACCAAATTCTCACGATGCCTAGTGGCGAAACGGCCTTGGTACGAAGCTTGGAAGTGGACAGTGAACCGAGCGACTGGGCTGTTGCGGGCCAAAATGTGGTTCTCAACCTTGCAAACATTGACCCCATCCATCTACGTTCTGGCGACGTGATCTGTCGTGCCTCTGCGCCTATCGCCAATATCACATCATTCACAGCCAAGGTGCTGGCATTTGAGCATCTGATGCCCAGCATGGTTGATGTTCATCGGGGACGCCTTCACGTACCTGGCCGGATTAGTCGACTCGTCGCAACGTTGGATAAAGGTTCTGGCGCTtccatcaagaagaagccaaaaaTCGTTGCACCAGGCTCAGTGGCACGAATCGTTGTGGAAATGGATCACGCAGTGCCTTTAGAGGCGCCTACGAGGGTTGTTCTTCGGGCTGGAGGTGATACCGTTGCAGCTGGGTTGTTGGAATAA
- the pan2n2 gene encoding poly(A)-specific ribonuclease (PAB-dependent poly(A) ribonuclease, subunit PAN2): MEADWDELSRIQVPPPSPHGMPTIATAIAFDDVMELLWVGNEYGRITSFCGPELQRYTSVRAHPVSEGPVRQILFHDRGVISLSSKSVHMITRRGLTQWHITHEDMTDLRCMSFTAQLNKVIVAGCQKAMFTIDIDKGHIVDKLPTEYNYTMMKKSRYLCAATDTGSVNALSLTDFRVVKSWKAHGTAVNDMDARNDLLVTCGFSVRHLGSPIVDPLANVYDLKTLSPLPPIPFHAGAAYVRMHPKLHTTSFVASQTGQLQVVDLMNPNAINLRQANVSFMLGIDLSPSGEALAINDAECAIHLWGSPSKVHFNEMSKEVEFADVPARPPPLDWSPDTPLSMIGMPYYHERLFSAWPSHLVFEIGSPPAPIDQALIPYLRPAEIGHYAPNPKKTRRNQVENTRALANSEPALIAPKFLSEKAREQSKAKSDGLVTDAAETLAGTKLNGEAEDDPLLKYSNVEIKYSRFGVDDFDFRFYNQTKFSGLETHIANSFTNALLQLFKFIPLIRNVALQHAASACIFENCLLCEMGYLFDMLEKADGQNCQATNLLKTFGSFREASSLGLLEENLTNKSLSTSIQSVNRFFLGQISHDFRMILPSSDDLDHKLATVASESIRCMFCQKEIVRPGNSLVNELIYPAIDIKQIRRNPAYRFSNILRASIERETQNRGWCNYCRRYQQVAIRKTVHRMPLVMMLNTALNNPIYRRLWAIPGWLPEAVGLVVDAGQILCFEGEDLRMRMQNNMPGLVVYELVGVVSEIDIPEHQKAHLVSFINVSISSREPETTNKWHLFNDFLVTEVDKDEALRFNQPWKVPCVLAYQVKDARHAMDDNWKNVLDTTLLYRDWSLNGGRSVESLATLSEEEKPTPGTPVALDTEFVDLEKAEIDVKADGSQEIVRPSKSGLARVSVLRGSGTREGVPFIDDYITIKETIVDYVTQYSGIKPGDLDPRTSQHNLVPLKVAYKKLWLLLNLGCVFVGHGLASDFRKINIQVPKCQTVDTQYLFFHPGKNRRLSLRYLAWAVFKEYIQEEPTDNNQGHDSIEDARMALRLWKKFQEYEDAGVVSQILEELFREGSKLGFRPPARNGATAVLSRPGTAVTMQNNSGRNTPSTPEVTAPTASAPTTPRQGFRRSVALTPSNGSFAPGTGDFFGGSPLK, encoded by the exons ATGGAGGCCGATTGGGATGAACTGTCGCGCATTCAGGTGCCACCTCCAAGCCCACATGGCATGCCAACGATTGCGACAGCAATAGCTTTTGACGATGTGATGGAACTGCTGTGGGTAGGGAATGAATAT GGCCGAATCACTTCCTTTTGCGGTCCAGAATTACAGAGGTATACCTCCGTCCGGGCACACCCAGTCTCCGAAGGCCCCGTGCGGCAGATACTTTTTCATGATAGAGGCGtgatatcattgtcttcgAAGAGTGTTCATATGATAACCCGGCGTGGCCTGACGCAATGGCACATTACCCATGAGGACATGACGGATCTACGTTGCATGAGCTTCACGGCACAATTGAACAAAGTTATAGTGGCCGGATGTCAGAAGGCAATGTTTACGATTGATATCGATAAGGGACACATAGTCGACAAGCTGCCGACGGAATATAATTACACTATGATGAAAAAGAGCCGATATCTTTGTGCTGCGACAGACACCGGATCAGTGAACGCCTTGAGTCTCACCGATTTTCGTGTCGTTAAGTCTTGGAAGGCCCATGGAACAGCTGTCAATGATATGGATGCTAGGAATGACCTTCTGGTCACCTGTGGATTTTCGGTTAGACATCTGGGATCACCCATCGTCGATCCCTTGGCCAACGTTTATGATCTCAAAACACTGTCACCATTACCTCCTATACCTTTTCATGCCGGCGCTGCATATGTGCGCATGCATCCTAAGCTGCATACCACTAGTTTTGTTGCGTCTCAGACCGGTCAGCTACAGGTGGTTGACCTTATGAACCCTAACGCAATCAACCTCCGTCAGGCCAATGTTTCATTCATGCTCGGTATCGATTTGTCGCCTTCTGGGGAGGCATTAGCCATAAACGATGCAGAGTGTGCAATACACTTGTGGGGTTCTCCATCGAAGGTACACTTCAACGAGATGAGCAAGGAAGTTGAATTTGCAGATGTACCTGCCCGACCTCCACCGCTTGACTGGTCTCCTGATACGCCCCTGAGCATGATTGGTATGCCATATTACCACGAGCGCTTGTTTTCTGCATGGCCTAGCCACCTTGTTTTTGAGATTGGCAGCCCGCCGGCCCCTATTGATCAAGCACTAATTCCCTACCTCCGTCCCGCGGAGATTGGGCACTATGCACCAAACCCGAAGAAGACTAGACGAAATCAAGTAGAAAATACTCGCGCATTGGCCAATTCTGAACCTGCTCTTATTGCGCCGAAGTTCTTGAGCGAAAAGGCAAGAGAACAAAGTAAGGCGAAGTCGGATGGACTCGTTACTGATGCGGCAGAGACACTTGCGGGAACGAAGCTTAACGGCGAAGCAGAGGACGACCCTCTTCTCAAATACAGTAATGTCGAGATCAAATACAGCCGGTTTGGTGTCGATGATTTCGACTTTAG ATTCTATAACCAGACCAAATTCTCTGGTCTAGAGACACACATTGCAAACTCCTTCACGAATGCTCTCCTCCAGCTATTCAAGTTCATTCCATTGATACGAAATGTAGCTCTCCAGCACGCCGCAAGCGCCTGCATATTTGAAAACTGCCTTCTATGTGAGATGGGCTATCTATTCGATATGCTAGAGAAAGCAGACGGTCAGAACTGTCAAGCGACGAATCTTCTAAAAACTTTCGGCAGTTTTCGGGAAGCCTCCAGTTTAGGGCTGCTGGAAGAGAATTTGACGAATAAGTCGTTGTCTACTTCAATTCAGTCTGTGAACAGATTCTTTCTTGGCCAAATTTCTCATGATTTTCGCATGATCCTCCCGAGCTCAGATGATCTCGACCACAAGTTAGCAACCGTTGCTTCCGAGTCTATTCGCTGCATGTTTTGCCAGAAGGAAATCGTCCGACCAGGGAACTCGCTGGTTAATGAGTTAATTTATCCAGCGATTGATATAAAACAGATCCGTAGGAACCCTGCTTACCGTTTCTCAAACATTTTGCGGGCAAGCATTGAGCGCGAGACTCAAAACAGAGGGTGGTGCAATTACTGCCGACGTTACCAGCAGGTGGCTATTCGGAAGACAGTACATCGCATGCCGCTCGTGATGATGCTCAACACTGCACTAAACAATCCCATCTACAGACGCCTTTGGGCAATTCCCGGATGGTTACCAGAAGCGGTTGGCCTTGTGGTTGATGCTGGCCAGATTTTGTGctttgaaggagaagacctTCGAATGCGGATGCAGAACAACATGCCGGGCCTTGTGGTATATGAATTGGTGGGCGTGGTTTCAGAAATCGATATTCCTGAACATCAGAAAGCTCATCTAGTCTCATTTATCAATGTGTCCATTTCCTCACGCGAACCGGAGACTACAAATAAATGGCATCTGTTCAATGACTTCCTGGTCACGGAGGTAGACAAGGATGAAGCCCTCCGATTCAATCAACCGTGGAAAGTGCCGTGTGTGCTGGCATATCAGGTGAAGGATGCTCGCCACGCCATGGATGATAACTGGAAGAACGTCCTTGACACGACGCTTCTTTACCGCGATTGGTCACTTAA TGGCGGTCGCTCCGTGGAATCACTTGCAACTCTTtcagaggaagagaaaccgACTCCTGGTACCCCTGTTGCCCTCGATACCGAATTTGTTGATCTCGAAAAAGCAGAGATCGACGTGAAAGCCGATGGTTCTCAAGAAATCGTACGACCTAGCAAGAGTGGCCTTGCTCGAGTTTCCGTTCTCAGAGGGTCCGGGACTCGAGAAGGCGTGCCTTTTATCGATGATTATATCACTATCAAAGAGACGATCGTTGACTATGTCACTCAATACTCTGGCATTAAACCCGGTGACTTGGACCCGAGGACTAGTCAGCACAATCTTGTCCCACTTAAAGTCGCATATAAGAAGTTGTGGCTTCTCCTCAATTTGGGATGCGTTTTTGTCGGGCACGGGCTGGCCTCCGATTTCCGCAAAATCAATATCCAGGTCCCCAAATGTCAGACAGTCGATACCCAATATCTGTTCTTCCACCCCGGTAAGAATCGGCGTCTCAGTCTCCGATACTTAGCCTGGGCTGTGTTCAAAGAATacatccaagaagaacccacCGACAACAACCAAGGGCATGACTCTATTGAAGACGCACGTATGGCCCTTCGTCTttggaagaagttccaggagTATGAAGACGCAGGGGTGGTTTCGCAAATACTCGAGGAGCTATTCCGCGAGGGATCTAAACTAGGATTCCGACCACCAGCTCGAAACGGCGCTACAGCCGTTCTATCACGGCCTGGAACTGCAGTGACGATGCAGAATAATAGCGGTAGAAACACCCCCAGCACTCCTGAAGTGACCGCCCCTACTGCCAGTGCGCCCACCACGCCTAGACAGGGTTTCCGACGCTCGGTTGCCCTGACCCCGAGCAATGGCAGCTTTGCTCCGGGAACAGGAGACTTTTTCGGCGGAAGTCCACTGAAATAA